The Ignatzschineria rhizosphaerae genome contains a region encoding:
- a CDS encoding TolC family protein: protein MKNRCIALSAIFFVSIFVSFGYSENLSATGNKIEAFFDTESPSNYLKSSEKSSDSPFFLTQQEEEKYLALANNRNAFSINKSASSLPSHNVTLQEATKLIVNTHPRVAQARSAAKGEEEMIAVAKAAYYPQLRGGIGTRYDKDSTRYDKDYIHTLDLEVKQNIYDFGRTKSAVKSSEYGYLGAQAYISATNEELIYTAASTVVNIARIQKLIALAEAQVKQVSSIGKLVENRYEKGASNLSDVLQAQSRFDLVQVEVLNITSQQQSQLRALGLVIGKTNLTSATIGELPSGLNQVCSLLPEWENIPEFAIAEFEAQKAYADLNYAEAEELPSISLQGSTSRPLNASSRNGSKYETSISLNLSIPIYQGGGLSANKRASANRAQAAIAKKDEIRLEINQRLSEVQVRLQYMLQRQGLLVQQVSNLKGTKELYKKQYLELGTRSLLDLLNSEQEFHQAQVEVENNKSDIIQAQLECAFYQGKLRHFFNVSNQ, encoded by the coding sequence ATGAAGAATCGTTGTATAGCATTATCAGCTATATTTTTTGTGAGTATTTTTGTTTCATTTGGATATTCAGAAAATTTAAGTGCTACTGGGAATAAAATAGAAGCTTTTTTTGATACGGAATCACCATCTAATTATTTAAAGAGTTCAGAAAAGTCATCAGATTCCCCATTTTTTCTAACCCAACAAGAAGAGGAAAAATATTTAGCATTAGCGAATAATCGTAATGCTTTTAGTATTAATAAAAGTGCTTCTAGCTTGCCTTCACACAATGTGACATTGCAAGAAGCGACAAAGCTCATAGTGAACACTCATCCTCGTGTGGCACAAGCTAGAAGTGCGGCTAAAGGTGAAGAAGAGATGATTGCTGTTGCAAAGGCGGCTTATTATCCTCAATTAAGAGGAGGAATCGGTACGAGATATGATAAAGATTCAACCCGTTATGATAAAGATTATATTCATACTTTAGACCTTGAAGTGAAACAAAATATTTATGATTTTGGTAGAACTAAAAGTGCAGTTAAAAGCTCAGAATATGGTTATTTAGGGGCACAAGCCTATATTTCTGCTACTAATGAGGAGTTGATTTATACCGCTGCTTCTACTGTGGTGAATATTGCAAGAATTCAAAAGCTTATTGCACTTGCTGAAGCGCAAGTAAAACAAGTTTCATCTATTGGCAAACTTGTAGAGAATCGATATGAGAAAGGTGCAAGTAATCTATCTGATGTTTTACAAGCGCAATCAAGATTTGATTTAGTACAAGTAGAAGTATTGAATATTACTTCTCAGCAACAAAGCCAACTTAGAGCTCTCGGTTTAGTAATTGGAAAAACAAATTTAACAAGTGCAACTATTGGGGAATTACCATCGGGTCTAAATCAGGTTTGTTCACTTCTCCCCGAGTGGGAAAATATCCCTGAGTTTGCGATTGCAGAGTTTGAGGCGCAAAAAGCATATGCTGATTTAAATTATGCTGAGGCTGAAGAGTTACCTTCTATTTCATTGCAAGGAAGTACGTCTAGACCATTAAATGCTAGCTCAAGAAATGGTTCAAAATATGAAACAAGTATTTCATTAAATTTGTCTATTCCTATTTATCAAGGTGGGGGACTATCTGCTAATAAAAGGGCTTCTGCTAATAGAGCGCAGGCGGCTATTGCAAAAAAAGATGAAATAAGATTAGAGATTAATCAAAGATTAAGTGAAGTTCAAGTAAGGCTCCAATATATGCTGCAACGGCAGGGGCTTTTAGTGCAACAGGTAAGTAATCTAAAAGGAACTAAAGAACTTTATAAAAAACAATATCTTGAACTAGGAACAAGATCATTATTAGATTTATTGAATTCAGAACAAGAGTTTCACCAGGCACAAGTGGAAGTAGAAAATAATAAGTCTGACATTATTCAAGCTCAGCTAGAGTGCGCTTTTTACCAAGGAAAACTGAGACATTTTTTTAATGTTTCTAACCAATAA
- the dcuC gene encoding C4-dicarboxylate transporter DcuC, with amino-acid sequence MYEILISIIFLITVGYLVAKNYDAKIILFLAAFALLYISVFMGHPIETTTPTGSIWLDPFAKATDVFKMQMGIVGLTIMMLFGFAAYMNHIGANDAMVAVLSKPIKKIRSVYILVPIVFLLGNMLQMVLPSAAGLAILLMATLYPALRTAGMSPLTAGAVIATTATITPTPLGSDNVVVAQHLNITSLEYVMKYHAKISIPALLIMAFTHLLWQRYLDKRAGTMNVPYTPDHSLDKMGEKIVIPPLWYAIFPILPIILLLIFNLVFLDHETGKPLLKMGLPEITLISMLIPIFIELIRKRNFKQSIKDFNLFFEGMGQGFYQVVSLIIAAGLFVEALKSIGIITMLTDSLNDVEGAGPILMFFFSGMAGLIGFLSGSGIAVFHSFIKIIPEITQQMDVNTVLVALPMQLTANLIRSASPVAAVIIIVASVLKVNPLTIVKRTSVPVFVGIFTCLTLSYYFYG; translated from the coding sequence ATGTATGAAATTTTGATTAGTATAATTTTTCTAATAACTGTTGGTTATCTTGTTGCGAAAAATTATGATGCTAAAATTATCTTATTTTTAGCAGCTTTTGCTCTCCTTTATATCTCTGTTTTTATGGGGCATCCTATAGAAACAACAACACCAACGGGCTCTATTTGGTTAGATCCCTTTGCTAAAGCTACAGATGTCTTTAAGATGCAAATGGGTATCGTTGGTTTAACAATTATGATGCTTTTTGGATTTGCTGCTTATATGAATCATATTGGTGCAAATGATGCGATGGTTGCAGTTTTATCAAAACCTATTAAAAAAATTCGTTCGGTATATATTTTAGTTCCTATTGTATTTTTATTAGGTAATATGTTGCAAATGGTACTACCAAGTGCTGCGGGGCTCGCAATTTTATTAATGGCAACACTTTATCCGGCATTAAGAACTGCTGGGATGTCACCTTTAACGGCAGGGGCTGTTATTGCCACAACCGCAACTATTACACCCACACCTCTTGGTTCAGACAATGTTGTCGTGGCTCAGCATCTTAATATTACTTCTTTAGAATATGTGATGAAGTATCATGCAAAAATCTCCATTCCTGCATTATTAATAATGGCTTTTACTCATTTACTTTGGCAACGTTATTTAGATAAGCGTGCCGGAACAATGAATGTGCCTTATACGCCAGATCATTCATTAGATAAAATGGGGGAGAAAATCGTAATACCTCCTCTTTGGTATGCCATTTTCCCCATATTGCCTATTATTTTATTGTTGATTTTTAATCTTGTTTTTTTGGATCACGAGACAGGAAAGCCCCTGCTTAAGATGGGATTGCCGGAGATTACCTTAATTTCAATGTTAATCCCTATATTTATTGAATTAATTCGTAAACGTAATTTTAAACAAAGCATCAAAGACTTTAATCTATTTTTTGAAGGAATGGGGCAGGGCTTCTATCAAGTTGTATCACTAATTATTGCTGCCGGACTTTTTGTAGAGGCATTAAAGTCGATAGGTATTATTACGATGTTGACAGATAGCTTAAATGATGTGGAAGGTGCGGGTCCCATTTTAATGTTCTTCTTTTCAGGAATGGCTGGATTAATAGGATTCCTAAGTGGTAGTGGGATAGCAGTTTTCCATTCCTTTATTAAGATTATTCCAGAAATTACGCAGCAGATGGATGTTAATACAGTATTAGTCGCTTTACCAATGCAGCTTACAGCAAACTTAATACGTTCAGCATCGCCTGTTGCTGCCGTGATTATTATTGTGGCTTCAGTATTGAAGGTTAACCCTTTAACCATTGTAAAAAGAACATCCGTCCCTGTTTTTGTCGGAATATTTACTTGCTTAACGCTCTCTTACTATTTTTATGGGTAG